A genomic segment from Glycine soja cultivar W05 chromosome 18, ASM419377v2, whole genome shotgun sequence encodes:
- the LOC114397756 gene encoding uncharacterized protein LOC114397756, which produces MTNKEYGDNNKISVCETSMLLVANIIRLSSLRFSGHSFRKDLDPPQGEGTYVGKGNESSVSKFYKSDRTQEPERIKRPRSYLMKPPKEDPTNYVSQALDDVDINAENYISHIRGKIRDSGNIEY; this is translated from the coding sequence ATGACCAACAAAGAATACGGAGACAACAACAAGATATCAGTTTGTGAGACGTCAATGTTGTTGGTGGCAAACATCATCAGATTATCGTCTCTAAGATTTTCCGGCCATAGTTTCAGAAAAGACCTTGATCCTCCACAAGGGGAAGGAACCTATGTGGGCAAAGGCAACGAATCTTCGGTATCAAAATTTTACAAGAGTGACAGAACACAGGAGCCGGAGAGGATCAAAAGGCCTCGTTCCTACCTCATGAAACCACCAAAGGAGGATCCAACAAACTATGTGAGTCAGGCACTAGACGACGTTGACATCAACGCTGAGAACTATATCAGCCATATTCGAGGAAAGATTAGGGACAGTGGTAATATTGAATATTGA